The following are encoded in a window of Thunnus albacares chromosome 17, fThuAlb1.1, whole genome shotgun sequence genomic DNA:
- the LOC122967752 gene encoding hemoglobin subunit beta-2-like, with the protein MVEWTDFERAAIQDIFAKMDYESVGPAALARCLVVYPWCQRYFGNFGNLYNAEAIMSNPMIAKHGTTILHGLDRAVKNMDNIKATYAELSVLHSEKLHVDPDNFKLLADCLTIVVASKLGKDFTADVQEAFQKFLAVVVSSLGRQYH; encoded by the exons ATGGTCGAGTGGACAGACTTCGAGCGCGCCGCCATCCAGGACATCTTCGCCAAGATGGACTATGAGTCTGTGGGCCCTGCAGCTCTTGCCAG GTGCCTGGTCGTCTACCCCTGGTGCCAGAGGTATTTCGGCAACTTTGGAAACCTCTACAACGCCGAAGCCATCATGTCAAACCCCATGATTGCAAAGCATGGAACAACTATCCTCCACGGTCTGGACCGGGCTGTGAAGAACATGGACAACATCAAGGCCACTTATGCTGAGCTGAGCGTGCTGCACTCCGAGAAACTGCACGTGGACCCTGATAATTTCAAG ctgctggctgactGCCTGACCATTGTGGTTGCTAGCAAGCTGGGCAAAGACTTCACTGCGGATGTTCAAGAAGCTTTCCAGAAGTTCCTGGCGGTGGTTGTGAGCTCCCTGGGAAGGCAGTACCACTAA